A region from the Medicago truncatula cultivar Jemalong A17 chromosome 6, MtrunA17r5.0-ANR, whole genome shotgun sequence genome encodes:
- the LOC25496686 gene encoding pentatricopeptide repeat-containing protein At1g73400, mitochondrial, producing the protein MPSIPKRKIMLMGLFNKCLKSLKIPPFSLLTHHHNHYHSYLFRKNKPLPQIPILNAHCFQLIQSSLQMNSFVVYHSSIRRNYCSENVSMKQDFGCNVSDDVVEINDVVKSNGFESDVDKVYTTTMDNLLGFRNMEKALENLGVPLTTPLVTGVLHRLRYDEKIAFRFFTWAGHQDNYSHEACVYNDMMDILSSTRYKVKQFRIVCDVLEYMKRNNKRTVPVDVLMDILRKYTEKYLTHVQKFAKRKRIRVKTQPEINAFNFLLDALCKCCLVEEAEGLYKRMRKKINPNGDTYNILVFGWCRVRNPSRGMKVLEEMIQLGHKPDNFTYNTALDTYCKEGMITDAVELFEFMRTKGSIISSPTAKSYSILIVALVQNDRMEECFKFMGHMISSGCLPDVTTYKDIIEGMCLCGKIDEAYKFLEEMGKKGYPPDIVTHNCFLKVLCHNKKSEEALKLYGRMIELSCIPSVQTYNMLISMFFKMDDPDGAFETWHEMEKRGCRPDTDTYGVMIEGLFNCNKAEDACILLEEVINKGIKLPYRKFDSLLMQLSEIGNLQAIHKLSDHMRKFYNNPMARRFALSQKRKSMSLRGRS; encoded by the coding sequence aTGCCTTCAATCCCAAAACGCAAAATCATGTTAATGGGTTTGTTTAATAAGTGcttaaaatctctaaaaatccCTCCTTTTTCATTACTCAcgcatcatcataatcattatcacTCTTATCTATTTAGAAAAAACAAACCTTTGCCACAAATTCCAATATTAAATGCTCATTGTTTTCAATTGATTCAATCTTCATTGCAAATGAACTCTTTTGTTGTATATCATTCATCCATTCGCCGCAATTATTGTTCGGAAAATGTTTCAATGAAACAAGATTTTGGCTGTAATGTGAGTGATGATGTTGTGGAGATTAATGATGTTGTAAAGAGTAATGGTTTTGAGAGTGATGTTGATAAGGTGTATACCACTACAATGGATAATTTACTTGGTTTTCGCAATATGGAGAAAGCTCTTGAAAATTTGGGTGTTCCCTTGACTACACCATTGGTTACAGGTGTGTTGCATAGGCTTCGTTACGATGAGAAGATTGCGTTTCGGTTTTTCACATGGGCTGGTCATCAAGATAATTATTCACATgaggcttgtgtttataatgaTATGATGGATATTTTGTCTAGTACAAGGTATAAAGTTAAACAATTTCGGattgtttgtgatgttttggAATATATGAAGAGGAATAACAAGCGTACGGTTCCGGTGGATGTTTTGATGGATATTTTGAGGAAATATACGGAGAAGTATTTGACTCATGTGCAGAAGTTTGCGAAGAGAAAGAGGATAAGAGTGAAGACACAACCGGAAATAAATGCGTTTAACTTTCTGTTGGATGCTTTGTGCAAGTGTTGTTTGGTTGAGGAAGCTGAGGGTTTGTATAAGAGAATGAGAAAGAAGATCAATCCTAATGGGGATACGTATAATATATTGGTTTTTGGGTGGTGTAGGGTTAGAAACCCGAGTAGAGGGATGAAAGTGCTGGAAGAAATGATTCAATTAGGTCATAAGCCTGACAATTTCACGTACAACACTGCCCTTGATACTTACTGCAAAGAAGGCATGATAACAGATGCAGTGGAGCTTTTTGAGTTCATGAGGACAAAAGGTTCAATCATATCTTCTCCCACTGCCAAGAGTTATTCAATTCTAATTGTGGCTCTAGTCCAAAACGATAGAATGGAGGAATGTTTTAAATTTATGGGGCATATGATTAGCAGTGGTTGTCTTCCTGATGTCACGACATACAAGGATATAATCGAAGGTATGTGTTTGTGCGGTAAGATTGACGAGGCTTACAAGTTCTTGGAAGAGATGGGAAAAAAAGGTTATCCCCCTGATATTGTTACTCATAATTGTTTCCTCAAGGTCCTCTGCCACAATAAGAAGTCTGAGGAAGCCCTTAAACTATATGGAAGAATGATTGAATTGAGTTGTATTCCTAGTGTCCAAACTTACAATATGCTGATTTCAATGTTTTTTAAGATGGATGATCCTGACGGGGCATTCGAGACTTGGCATGAAATGGAGAAAAGGGGTTGCAGACCAGACACTGATACGTACGGCGTCATGATTGAGGGACTATTTAACTGCAATAAAGCAGAAGATGCTTGTATTCTTTTAGAAGAAGTGATAAACAAGGGAATAAAATTGCCGTATAGAAAGTTTGATTCCTTGCTGATGCAACTTTCGGAGATCGGTAATCTCCAGGCCATTCATAAGCTCTCGGATCATATGAGGAAATTCTATAATAATCCCATGGCAAGACGTTTTGCTCTAAGCCAGAAGCGCAAGAGCATGAGTTTGCGAGGGAGATCATAG